TGATTCAGATGGTATGTCCGTGGAAATAGAAACTGATCCATTATCATTAAAGTGACTCCTATTCAAATTCATTTGAACTTCGACAGTGGAAATAATCTGATCTGTAGTTTCACCGCCCTGCTTAGAAAAATCATTCTCTATGAATGAAACATCACGTGACTCAACTTCGGTTATAGTGCCACTATTATTTTCACCTATGAACACATAACCCTTAGATTATTCATAGTATCTTATAAAGATACATTTTTTTAACCTTGGACCTAGTTTTTCATATTAGGAAGAAGGATTCTGAATAAAATCAGCACAACCCTAAGGCTTCAAAATGCTCAAATTGATCTTTCATTTAATCCATAACTCATATGGTATAGTCGCAACTCATTCTGAAGGAACACAATTAAGTACAAATGTAGCAGTGAGCAAGGTGATTGGCAATTTTGCTTGTGTCATCATCGACCTAACAATTTCTAACAAGGTTCTATTTCAACGTTCCGCAACACCATTTTATTGTGGAGTATTAGAAGTATTTAATTgtctttgagttttcttttcttgacaTAATCGTTTGAACTCATCAGACAAATACTCTCTTTCTCGATCAGTTCTTAGAGCTTTAATTTTTCTATATAATTGATTCTGAACTAAATTCATAAACTTAATGAAACAACTTAAAGGTTCAAATTTGTGAGAAATCaaatattcataaattaaattgagtaaaatcatcaataaaaatgatGAAGTAGATAGCATCATGTTTTGCCCTTACATTCATTGGACCATAAATTTCATAATGAATTAATTGCAATGGAGTGTTAGCTCTTGTGCCTTTCTCAAATGGTTTCCTTGTAGTTTTTCCGGCTAGACACAATTCACAAGTAGACAATTCTACTTTATTCATTGTGACAAGCAAACTTTCTTTAGATAAGCTATTCATTCCTTGCTGGACAATATGGCCAAGCCTAGCATGTCATGTATTTACACCATTCTCATAATTAGAAGacttaaataaggaaaaataacATTATTATCATTGGAACTCTGTATAACATCCAGTACAAAAAATTGATCATAAAAATAACCAGTGCCATATTTTGTCTTGGCTAAATACATATCCATACCATGTtcatgaaagaaaaattaaatccTAACTTTATCAACATTCTAACGGAGACTAGATTTCAGCGAATTGACGTGGCAAATAGTACATCATCTATAAACAGAGTTCGGTCACCTGGCATTTCAAGTTTGCAGGTACCAATCCATTTGGCCTCCTCTTTGGAGTTTTTTTCCTACAAACACTCATTGTGAGTATATTTagtatacattgtaagtatgaagtatattattataatagatagtatattgtaagtatatttggtatacattgtgagtatatatggtatacattataagtataaagtaggaaaaagattttaaaatgcCCCTGTActatgtgaaatgattgaaaatGCCCTTTATTTATACTTTTGTCCATTTATGCCCTTATTGTTAGTGAAATGAGCCAAAAATACCTTTAATCATAACGGAAGCGACGAAAAATACCTAAACGATTTAATTagtattaattaactttttcattcattttatttttaatttggcCTTCAAATACTATAAGAAAAaaggattttcaaaaataaacacACAAGCATACGCTCTAACAAGTATTATTTAGTGTTTGAACTTACATTTGGGGGTTTGACAAACCAAAGCATAAGTAGATCTTTTGTTCCTCATAGAGGGACTATACACCAGCAACCTGATGGACCCATCAGCTCGGTGCCGGGCGTCTCCTTGTAGAATAGTTCGCAAAACCTTTGCAGCTTCTCCACGTGCAAAGATCACCGAGCGCTCGGCGCTGCTCCGACACTTCTGGGTCTGCTTGTTCGCCtataattttatatgttttgaaagccaaattaaaaatcaaataaataaaaattttaattaagacTAATTAAACCGTTTAAGTATTTTTCGttttaagggcatttttcaCCCTATTCACTAACAATAAAGGCATAAATGGATCAATGAATAaaaaatggtaatttttatcatttcaCATAGTACAAggtatttttgaccctttttccaataaagtatattattataatagatactatatagtgaatatattttgtatacagtgtaagtatatatataatttaatataagtatattatatataatttaatgtaagtatattatatataatttaatgtaagtatattatatataatttaatgtaagtatattattataatagatagtagtatattgtgagtatatttagTATGCATTGAgtataagtataatataatgtaagtatactattataatatatagtaattgtgaatatatttggtatacattgtaagcatatatataatataatgtaaatattctattatatattttaagtatataaataatataatgtaattattttattattataaaataattataattatttcaaatttaaatatataacaatACACTATATTGATAATTGACTCAAACTTTCGAATTAATAAACATTgataaaacaattaaaaataagtcCGGAACGTTAAGCCCACTGGGCCAAAATCCGGCCCACTATCCCGATACAATAGGCTCACGGGTTGCGGGCTTGGCCAGAATGGCCTATTCCACTGTTGAGCGCAGGAACGATCCGGTCCATTAGTGGGTGGCCCGATCTAGTCCGGATCAATAGCCCAATTTGGAGCAACATTAATGGGCCGGTCTAGCCCAGCCCACCCACTTGACACCTTTGCCCTAAGGTCACAATTCACCCTATCCCGTTAAGAAATTGTTTCGTCCCATTCACTAAAATTGTCCAATTCCCTATCCCATCCCACTTAAATTTTTTAACTCATGTTTGTATGTTTTTGAATTTGCAATGTTATCGATTTaagtttgaaatttattttaaacttgtGTTCAATTACCAAAATTATGTACTCTTATATCACATTCTCATTTTTAGTGCAtaacatatttaaattaatataatatttttagaaaatagaaAATCTCACTAAAGACCTCCGATCCATCGGTCCCATCCCCTTATTTAGTAGGATGGGATGACATGAGGGGTTCGTCCCGCTAATCCCAGTCTCCTTTATCTTGTCAAGGAATCATCCTGTTTCATTTAGTTTTCTTAAAAGAGTTTCATTAGACAAATTTATATAATTCTGAttgaaaagttaaaaatattacAGTACGTGTCTATAATCACCTGAAAGAAATAAAATCATCGATCTCCCAAATCTTAGAAACACCTGACATCAAAGTTGAAGCAATCATGCATAATATAACTAGCTGGCATTTGTCCTTCCATTATACACAAACTTGCCTCCAATTAAAAATAGTACATAATTAAAGCAAGAAAATCCTCACACAGAGTTTGCACTTCAAAGTAATATATAGgaacattattttatttattataaccATCTTAAAGTGtgcaaaataaagtaaataaataataaattagaagcagcagcagcagcactCTTCCAAAATACAGCAACAACAAAGAGCGGCCAAACTGCAACAACCAATCCAATTTTGTTGCTAATTAGAATATCAACAttcaaaagtaaaaaaaaataaaaaaaaatagcttCAGGTAATTATGCCGAGTAGGATTAGGAATCTTAAAAATGAGACAAAATAACATGTTTAACTAGAGTCTACACTAcgtacaatatatataaatccAAACAAACATATAATTAGTTCGAAGATTTTCCCCCCTTTTTTCGCGAAAGTCTTACATAGTTATATTAACATATTATAAACTAATCATCATTCAAATTCATATgcattatttgaaaaatataaaatgtaaAAAGTAAAAATGTATCAATTTAATTCTTGacatacttttatttttctaacttaGGTACTTTGTTCCTAAAATTTAGGCTAAATGCCTAGATACTAGATAGTCCCTTAAACTTTGACATGAATAATAAACTTTGGCAGCAACCCTTCTTCCTTTAAATTGgtttttaatttgaaattttatgtattttgacATTTCTATGGATCTACCTATTTGAATTTAAAGTGGATTCTGATTTTGGTTTGGATTTTGATAGGGGAGACGAGTTCAGGCCGGAATgggtattttatttatttattaggtGCTCAGAAAGAGATTGCtgaatttttaattatatttgagatataaaatgaaaaataaggcAGTCAGGGACTCAAATCTATGAGACACGCAATttgccacatatatatgttcaCGAGACACATTTTTATCGAATTAAAATGTCTATTTGATCACTAGTTAAATTAGAATGTCTAACTTATAAATTGTACCAAATTTAAGAGTTTATTTGAATATTTAATTAGCCAAAAATTTATTACTCCTAAAGAACTTTCTTTAAAGCATTTGGTTTTCATTATGCTTGTTAAAATACCCAATCGGCGATCATTATGTATGcgattaaaaaattatcaaattacttGTTAAATTGATACAAGTTTTAAGCAATCTAATAGCCAAAAGTCAATTGACTCAAAAGTTCAATTGGAGAGTGGAGAGATTTGATCACAAGATAAATTATACCAATCAACGTTTCGTGAATGCATATCATATTCCCCCTGAATCATTTATATGAcccttttttctattttgtcagttttctttaaatatataCTTTTTACTTCAAACTTTCTGTTTTACTTTTAATTAATGACATTCTTATAACAACTTTAAATTGGTAAAAACCTTTCCCGCACTCAGGTTTTATACCAAGCTTAATAAATACATGACAAATGTTTtttgagaatatatatattagcTTATTTGtgataaattattataattaaaatatatatttggtaTGTAAAAAAACACATCTTTCTTTGTTCAATTTCATATTTAGCCAAACCCTCGccattgaaaaataaaagaaataattttagtGACTTTACGAGTATGTCAagatatgtataatatatttattagttcGGTGTAAAGACCATATACAATAGAGAGAGAGGGAATTGACATACCAGCCTTTGAGGAATGAGGGACAACCACTATTTTGGTGGTAGTGACCATCATGGTGGTGGTTATGGTAAATATGTTgaggaggtggtggtggtggagcATACTGATCATTATTAAAATAACCTTGATAATTAGGGGGTCCTGGTGGTGGAGGATAGTGCCCACCTTGTGGTGGTACACCATACCCTAAAAATCAATGTCAAAATAAACCTTCATCAACATTAATTTAGCTGGGAGACAAAGTAATTAATTCTTTTGTAACCTCGATCTTAAAGtaatttaaaagaatttcaGTTTAACAAGTGATAAAGCCAAGAACATAATAAGAGAAATTATTTAATACTCAATCAAACGTtggaataattaatttattatatataaatagaaaTGAAATGAAAGGAATTTAGGAAACTTGCCTGGTGGAGGATATGAAGTCATTGGTCTCTGATGATGGAGAAATTAAGATGCAGagcaaaagaaatttaaaactaGAGCTGAGCGCAGCTAATAAGGTGGAGAAAGAAACATAATGATTCCATCTAGAAAATGTTTGtctcaaaaattaataattaattcaataaatatttttaaaatatttatatatagagcccgtttggattggctttaagttggtagACGTATTTGCCTAAtactgactttaagccataaagttcttaaagtcagtcaaaaatgaaaagttaggattcctaacttttttttccaaagtgcttaaagtcattttctttgaccatggaaattacttttatatcctttgtattttaactaaattcccaaactattttttttttattcttttaaccctaaaatttacatcataagcacttttatccaaacactcaactgcttatttataaaaataattttcagcacttcaaagttctaaaagcacttcatacatagagcccgtttggtttggctttaagttgatcaaaatcaacttaaagtccctttttagcttttggacgtgtttgtctaatgctgactttaagccataaagttcttaaagtcagtcagaaatgaaaagttaggatttctaacttttttttccaaagtgcttaaagtcattttctttgaccatggaaattacttttatatcctttatattttaactaaattcttaaactacctttttttattcttttaaccctaaaattcacaccataagcacttttatccaaacactcaactgcttatttataaaaataactttcagcacttcaaagttctaaaagcactttataaataaaagttactttttttaagcctatccaaacgggctcataaaagttactttttttaagtcaatccaaacgggctcataatcTAAATCATGGACAGAATGGGTCAAGTCAGGTGAGTGGATGGAGCGTGCTAGAGGAGACTATTGGTGTGAATGCCACTTAtggatatttatttatttgagctGACAGAGACAGTTGACAACTATGGTTGGCGCTAAAGGTGGAGAAAACTAAATGAGGCAACCAATAAAGAGGGATTAAATTAAGTCTTAGACACATTTATTATAGAACAATAATTTTACAGCACATCCAACTGCTACAGTTAACATGTATTGtctctctattttttggctTGCATGATGTTGGTGGTGTCTATTCCAGAGGAAACGTGTATAACCTTTTAACGTGTTATCCTTTTTTATTTGAACTATGTAGGAAGTTGCCCTACTCTtctaatttttagaattttaggATCCATTAAAAGTTTatctatataaataattattttatttaaattatgttatttaaCTATAAATCCTTCCCAAAAATGTAATAAGTTAAACGATAGCTACTACATAAGACAATTACATTCATTGTGCAACTTGACCTAACACTCTTCGCAAAGGTGTCCAACCTAAAAGAGGAAATCGAGGTTTTCATCTAACCTAATGTTTGACAAACTATTTGGATAATAGTAATAATTCTTTATTATTTGtgtattatgtatttattttgatataaattgtgTTTATTGTATTTTTCATAGCATACTTCCGTcaattgataatttttatttgaacgTTTAAAAAGAGGTTATATGAAATACAGATTTTGTgaaaatcaaatatattttgggGATCTTGATGGGTAGTTGATTGGCGAGCCGGTCAACAACCATTACTTTCCCTCTCCAAGTTCTCCACTTACGTTCCCAATCTACATTTCAAAAGCTCACTCTTAAACACTAAAAAGAGAATTCTGCTATTAATATTTGTGTTTCTTATATTAGCATGTATACTATTTTCtgcgtttcaatttatttggttTATTCTAACTTGACatgaagttttaaaaaaaaaatcatataattttaaacacatcatgtgaaaaattataatttaaaattattcaaaagaaaacaaatcattatttttaaacaaaaaatatgTCAAACCAATTAAAACGTCAGAAATATTTGAATGTTGGAGGAGAATAAGCCGTGTAAGGCACTCAGAGCTAAACCAAATCCTTCAATTAGTGCGTTGGCCTAACGCGACCAATGTCCAATGTGTTTTAAGCTCATTAATAGATCACCTTTTGTCTAATTGATCCACGACCAATAAAAGACAGTTATCTAATTATGTGTTTAATAGAAGGATGTGATGCTAAATTGCACAAAATTATTGTCCCTCAGgattggaaattatttttacaTGGTTTATATTATTGTAATTAAGTGAAGATCTTCATCCAGAGGACTCAGAAATTCCAAGAAGTTCATGAAGAAAAGACCTCCGAGACGGCTTAGTTTAGGTTGTACCCTTGCGTGAGACTAAGTTTTTTGTGTACACCTCTTTCCCTTATTTTGTATCCCCATTTGATTTATTCATGAAAtttgtatataatatattttttggggaaaataaaatatcttacaCACGAACGTATATATCCTTTAAATCGACAGGCTTACCTTTGTTTTAAAAGGGTCACAAGTATTTTAAGATGCGATATATTATTTATGTGCTACATGCTACATAATGTGCTTCTTCTGTGTCCATTTGatttatgtatttaattatattcGTTTTGCTTCAAACGTGATTGGTCCATTATTCTATTCAAACTTCTCTAAAGTACTTTCCAAAGTTCACCCTCAAGTCTGGTACTCGAACCTTGCACTCTCGAAACTCTATATTTCAAAGTTTCTTAGAAAGGTCATTAAGTCATCGTCCAATTCATGATTGGCCACATCGTTTCTTCAAGTCAATATTTCACATTAAAAAGCGAACCAATTAATAAATTGAATTGGAGTTATTGaattaacatatttttaatggttttataaaaaaaattatcgagCTATcggtttgattttattttttaatattagctTAACTGATAACCTATTAAAACTATAATGATTTACTACTTTACCCCTacataattattaatattagtaccTTACTAGTTACTATCTTTATCCGTTAGCCTTCAATTCACATTATTATCCTAGTTCTTTTATGTATGTTGAACTTGTATAGTTTTTTTCATGTTAGTTactattgtttctattttatgaacattttgtaAAGTTACATTATTGTCCTGCCGCGCATAATTTTTGGAgaagtcatatatttattttataattattttcttattggttaaaccgAAAAAAGAGTTGTTAAGAATAAAAAATCGATAAattgaaacaacaacaacaacaacgacccagtaaaattccacaacgtggggtctggggaggataaagtgtacgtagacctgactcctaccaaggtaggacagctgtttccgaaagaccctcggctcagtaaaatcagATAAGaaagaagtcagataagaataaggagttcaaagcgatatgaaaAAGCAAGATAGagcaatcaaagtacagaaagtaatgaaagtaataaatgataataGATATCGGACCACAGGGAATTTTAGTgcgctaatacgcctactaataagaaagaataacgagactatgaactagccttctaccctaatgtgggtcctccacaccctcctatctaagatcatgtcctcggtaagttgtaactgtgccatgtcctgtctaatcacctctccctaatattttttcggcctacccctacctcttctgaaaccatccatgactaacctctcacacctccgcactggggcatctatgtctcttctcttcacatgcccaaatcatctcagtcgctttttccgcatcttgtcttccaccgaggccactcctaccttatcccgaatagcctcatttctaattctgtcactcctggtatgcccacacatccatctcaacattctcatttcaacaactttcatcttttgaatgtgagataccttaactagccaacactccgccccgtataacatagccggtctaaccaccactttgtagaacttgcccttaagttttggaggtACTTTCTTGTCagatagcacaccggaagcgagcctcaatttcatccatcctgccccaatacgatgtgtgacatcatcgtcaatctccccgctgtcttgcataatagacccaaggtacttgaaattacttttcttttggatggcctggtcaccaagcccctcttccgtgccaacctcctgaggtgtctcactgaacttgcactctaagtactctgtcttggtcctactcagcttaaactctttagactccaaggtctgtctccaatcctccaacttagtgttaactccgctacgagtctcatcgaccAAGACTATAtcgtccgcgaaaagcatacaccatggctcCTCATCCTAAAtttatcgcgtcaatccattcatcaccaaggcaaataaaaatggactaaaagTTGATCTTTGAtgtaaccccatcacaactgggaagtgctctaaGTCGCCTCCGaatgtccttaccctggttttgacaccctcatacatgtctttgatcaccctaatgtatgtcgtaggtacacctttagccttcaaatatctccatagtatctctcgtggcactttatcgtaggccttttctagatcgatgaataccatatgcaagtccctcttcctctccctatactgctccaccagtctcttcatgagatggatggcttctgtagttgagcgtcccagcataaatccgaactggttctctaaaatagacacaCCTCTTCTTaacctcatctccaccactctttcccacactttcatagtatggcttagaagcttgatacctctatagttgttgcaactctggatatccctcttatttttgtatagagggatcattacgctcgaccttcattcttcgggcatcgctgccatcttaaagatgacattaaataatcTAGTTAGCCACTCTAAACCTgccgagctcgcgctcttccaaaattccacaag
This region of Solanum dulcamara chromosome 9, daSolDulc1.2, whole genome shotgun sequence genomic DNA includes:
- the LOC129902974 gene encoding protein CYSTEINE-RICH TRANSMEMBRANE MODULE 11-like produces the protein MTSYPPPGYGVPPQGGHYPPPPGPPNYQGYFNNDQYAPPPPPPQHIYHNHHHDGHYHQNSGCPSFLKGCLAALCCCCILEECCCCCF